In Streptomyces sp. NBC_00306, a single genomic region encodes these proteins:
- a CDS encoding sugar ABC transporter ATP-binding protein: protein MAPESPLLTMSGITKSFPGVRALDGVDLEVQAGEVQCLLGQNGAGKSTLIKVLAGVHQPDGGTITWQGETVSLKSPIAAMRLGIATIYQELDLVEGLSVAENVFLGHEPTAAGFVVRGGEARASASRLLKRLGHPEIDPGRLVGDLSAAQQQIVSMARALSHDVRLIVMDEPSAALDPDEVANLFRIVGDLTAEGVAVVYISHRLEEIRTIGDRVTVLKDGRAVAVGLPAKTTPTREVVALMTGRNVEYVFPERPDPVAADSRPPVLRVEGLTRKGEFAPVDLELRPGEIVGLAGLVGSGRSEILETIYGARRPTAGRVVVDGTPLRTGSVRSAVRAGIGLAPEERKAQALLMLESVTRNVSVSTLSRFSRGGWLDGRAERAAAQQATRELSLRPDNPDARIRTLSGGNQQKAVLARWLLRGCKVLLLDEPTRGVDVGARAELYAVIRRLADEGLAVLLVSSEVPEVLGLADRVLVLREGSVVHTADARELDEHRVLDLVMEGSPTA from the coding sequence ATGGCACCAGAATCACCCCTGCTCACCATGTCCGGAATCACCAAGTCGTTCCCGGGCGTCCGCGCACTCGACGGCGTCGACCTGGAGGTCCAGGCCGGCGAAGTGCAGTGCCTGCTCGGCCAGAACGGCGCGGGCAAGTCCACCCTGATCAAGGTCCTCGCCGGAGTCCACCAGCCCGACGGCGGCACCATCACCTGGCAGGGCGAGACCGTCTCGCTGAAGTCGCCCATCGCGGCCATGCGGCTCGGCATCGCCACCATCTACCAGGAACTCGACCTGGTGGAGGGCCTGTCGGTCGCCGAGAACGTCTTCCTGGGCCATGAGCCCACCGCGGCCGGCTTCGTCGTACGCGGCGGCGAGGCCCGCGCGTCGGCGAGCAGGCTCCTCAAGCGTCTCGGACACCCGGAGATCGACCCCGGCCGCCTCGTCGGCGACCTCTCAGCCGCCCAGCAGCAGATCGTGTCCATGGCCCGCGCGCTCTCCCACGACGTACGGCTGATCGTGATGGACGAGCCGTCCGCGGCGCTCGACCCCGACGAGGTCGCCAACCTGTTCCGTATCGTCGGCGACCTCACCGCCGAGGGCGTCGCGGTCGTCTACATCTCCCACCGCCTCGAGGAGATCCGCACCATCGGCGACCGGGTCACCGTCCTCAAGGACGGTCGCGCGGTCGCGGTCGGACTGCCGGCGAAGACCACGCCGACCCGCGAGGTCGTCGCGCTGATGACCGGACGGAACGTCGAGTACGTGTTCCCCGAGCGCCCCGATCCGGTCGCGGCCGACAGCCGGCCGCCCGTGCTGCGGGTCGAAGGTCTCACCAGGAAAGGGGAGTTCGCGCCCGTCGACCTCGAACTGCGGCCGGGCGAGATCGTCGGGCTCGCCGGTCTGGTCGGCTCGGGACGTTCCGAGATCCTGGAGACGATCTACGGCGCCCGCAGGCCCACCGCCGGACGCGTCGTCGTCGACGGGACCCCGCTGCGCACCGGCAGCGTCCGCTCCGCGGTGCGCGCCGGCATCGGGCTCGCACCCGAGGAGCGCAAGGCACAGGCGCTGCTGATGCTCGAATCGGTCACCCGCAATGTGTCGGTCTCCACGCTCTCCCGCTTCTCCCGCGGCGGCTGGCTCGACGGCCGTGCCGAGCGGGCCGCGGCGCAGCAGGCGACCAGGGAACTCTCCCTGCGCCCGGACAACCCCGACGCCCGTATCCGAACGCTCTCCGGCGGCAACCAGCAGAAGGCCGTGCTCGCGCGCTGGCTGCTGCGCGGCTGCAAGGTCCTGCTGCTGGACGAGCCGACCCGAGGCGTGGACGTCGGCGCACGCGCCGAGCTCTACGCCGTGATCCGGCGGCTGGCCGACGAAGGCCTCGCCGTACTACTCGTCTCCAGCGAAGTCCCCGAAGTCCTGGGCCTCGCCGACCGGGTGCTCGTCCTGCGCGAGGGCAGCGTCGTGCACACGGCCGACGCCCGGGAGCTGGACGAGCACCGCGTACTCGACCTTGTGATGGAAGGGAGCCCGACGGCATGA
- a CDS encoding ABC transporter permease translates to MTQPATPAQQDAPPPTAKTAPDTGGRRPLGLRADVRNLSLLGVLAVLILVGGITKPDQFLAVSNLQLVLTQASVIGVVTVGMTFVIISGGIDLSVGAIVALASVWATTLATQEYGFAGILFTAVIVGVACGLVNGVLIAYGRMVPFIATLAMLASARGLALQITDGNTQIVTVNSVLDLGVKDAYVLGIPPLVLVFAAVTVVGWLVLNRTTFGRRSVAVGGNAEAARLAGIDVRRQRLYLYLLSGLCCGIAAFMLIVLAGSGQNTNGNLYELDAIAAAIIGGTLLSGGRGTIVGSVLGVLVFTTITNIFALNNLETAVQQIAKGAIIVAAVLVQHRTLRGGDA, encoded by the coding sequence ATGACGCAGCCAGCCACCCCTGCGCAGCAGGACGCGCCGCCACCCACTGCCAAGACAGCACCGGACACCGGGGGCCGGCGACCGCTCGGACTGCGCGCCGATGTCCGCAACCTCTCTCTGCTCGGTGTGCTGGCCGTGCTGATCCTGGTCGGCGGCATCACCAAGCCCGATCAGTTCCTCGCCGTCAGCAACCTCCAACTCGTCCTCACCCAGGCGTCCGTCATCGGTGTCGTCACCGTCGGTATGACGTTCGTGATCATCAGCGGCGGCATCGACCTGTCGGTCGGCGCGATCGTGGCGCTGGCATCGGTGTGGGCGACCACCCTGGCCACCCAGGAGTACGGCTTCGCCGGCATCCTGTTCACCGCCGTGATCGTGGGCGTCGCCTGCGGACTGGTGAACGGGGTACTGATCGCCTACGGGCGGATGGTTCCCTTCATCGCCACTTTGGCCATGCTCGCCTCGGCCCGCGGACTCGCTCTGCAGATCACCGACGGCAACACCCAGATCGTCACGGTGAACTCGGTGCTCGACCTCGGCGTGAAGGACGCGTACGTCCTCGGCATCCCGCCGCTGGTGCTCGTGTTCGCCGCGGTCACGGTCGTCGGCTGGCTGGTGCTGAACCGTACGACGTTCGGACGCCGCAGTGTCGCCGTCGGCGGCAACGCGGAAGCCGCCCGGCTCGCCGGCATCGACGTCCGCAGGCAGCGGCTCTACCTCTACCTGCTCTCCGGCCTGTGCTGCGGCATCGCGGCCTTCATGCTGATCGTCCTCGCCGGCTCCGGTCAGAACACCAACGGCAACCTCTACGAGCTCGACGCCATCGCCGCCGCGATCATCGGCGGCACCCTGCTGAGCGGAGGCCGCGGCACCATCGTCGGCTCCGTCCTCGGTGTCCTCGTCTTCACCACCATCACCAATATCTTCGCCCTCAACAACCTGGAGACCGCCGTCCAGCAGATCGCCAAGGGCGCGATCATCGTCGCGGCCGTCCTGGTGCAGCACCGCACCCTGCGCGGCGGGGACGCCTGA
- a CDS encoding substrate-binding domain-containing protein, translated as MPEIPVPSRRGLLFGTAAIGAGALLTACTSNEPESKGEATNNAPVADDKPGKAVTIGFAGPQADHGWLNAINQNARSRAKKYSDVTLDITEGSNDTATQIGQIQTLINKKVDVLVVLPADGKALTQVGLQAMKAGIPVINLDRIFASPQAYRCWIGGDNYGMGLNAGRYIGEQLKNKPNAKVIELAGIDNLELTKQRTQGFDDALKNYPNIKKVARQAADFTVESGQAKMAQLLQAQSQFDALWNHDDDQGVGALRAIAQAGRDDFLMVGGAGAKSAMDAIKADNSVLKATVLYPPTMAASAIDIARALGQAKGVSGLAELEIPASLTLYSAVVTKENVDQYLPTGFS; from the coding sequence ATGCCAGAAATCCCCGTACCCAGCCGCAGAGGACTCCTCTTCGGCACCGCCGCCATCGGCGCCGGTGCGTTGCTGACCGCCTGCACCAGCAACGAGCCCGAATCGAAGGGCGAGGCCACCAACAACGCGCCGGTGGCCGACGACAAGCCCGGCAAGGCCGTCACCATCGGCTTCGCCGGACCGCAGGCCGACCACGGCTGGCTGAACGCGATCAACCAGAACGCCAGGTCACGGGCGAAGAAGTACTCCGACGTGACACTCGACATCACTGAGGGCTCCAACGACACGGCCACCCAGATCGGCCAGATCCAGACGCTGATCAACAAGAAGGTCGACGTGCTCGTCGTCCTCCCGGCCGACGGAAAGGCCCTGACCCAGGTCGGCCTCCAGGCCATGAAGGCGGGCATCCCCGTCATCAACCTGGACCGCATCTTCGCCTCCCCGCAGGCCTACCGCTGCTGGATCGGCGGCGACAACTACGGCATGGGCCTCAACGCCGGCCGGTACATCGGCGAGCAGCTCAAGAACAAGCCCAACGCCAAGGTCATCGAGCTGGCGGGCATCGACAACCTCGAGCTCACCAAGCAGCGCACCCAGGGCTTCGACGACGCGCTCAAGAACTACCCCAACATCAAGAAGGTGGCCCGTCAGGCCGCCGACTTCACCGTCGAGTCCGGCCAGGCCAAGATGGCCCAACTCCTCCAGGCCCAGAGCCAGTTCGACGCGCTGTGGAACCACGACGACGACCAGGGCGTGGGGGCGCTGCGCGCCATCGCGCAGGCAGGCCGCGACGACTTCCTGATGGTCGGCGGCGCCGGCGCCAAGTCGGCGATGGACGCCATCAAGGCCGACAACAGCGTGCTGAAGGCCACCGTGCTCTACCCGCCGACGATGGCCGCCTCCGCCATCGACATCGCCCGCGCCCTCGGACAGGCCAAGGGTGTCAGCGGCCTCGCCGAACTCGAGATTCCCGCCTCGCTCACCCTGTACTCGGCCGTCGTCACCAAGGAGAACGTCGACCAGTACCTGCCCACCGGCTTCAGCTGA
- a CDS encoding Gfo/Idh/MocA family protein, giving the protein MEQRDSGAAPPTLGVGMVGYAFMGAAHSQGWRTVGRVFDLPMRPVLAAIAGRDPSAVRAAADRHGWAAAETDWRHLITRDDVQLVDVCTPGDSHAEIAIAALEAGKHVLCEKPLANSVAEAEAMTAAAERARARGQVAMVGFNYRRVPAIAYARKLIGEGRLGTLRHLRFTYLQDWLVDPEFPLTWRLQREHAGSGALGDLGAHIVDLAQYLAGEPLVGVSALSETFVRERPLLAGASTGLSAAGGAERGPVTVDDAALFTGRLASGALASFEATRMASGRKNALRLEINGELGAIAFDLERLNELSFHDNTEPAATAGFRRILVTESEHPYLEAWWPPGHALGYEHTFTHQARDLVEAIATGRQPAPSFADGLQVQRVLAAVEESAEKNAVYTPVQAHD; this is encoded by the coding sequence ATGGAACAGAGGGACAGTGGAGCCGCGCCGCCGACACTCGGCGTCGGCATGGTCGGATACGCGTTCATGGGCGCCGCCCACTCCCAGGGGTGGCGCACCGTGGGACGGGTCTTCGACCTGCCGATGCGGCCCGTCCTCGCCGCGATAGCCGGCCGCGACCCGTCTGCGGTGCGCGCCGCGGCGGACCGGCACGGCTGGGCCGCGGCGGAGACCGACTGGCGCCACCTCATCACCCGGGACGACGTACAGCTCGTCGACGTCTGCACCCCGGGTGACAGCCATGCGGAGATCGCCATCGCGGCCCTGGAGGCGGGCAAGCACGTCCTGTGCGAGAAGCCGCTCGCGAACTCGGTCGCGGAGGCCGAGGCGATGACGGCGGCGGCCGAACGCGCCCGTGCGCGAGGCCAGGTGGCGATGGTCGGCTTCAACTACCGGCGGGTGCCGGCCATCGCCTATGCCCGGAAGCTGATCGGGGAGGGGCGCCTCGGCACCCTCCGCCATCTGCGCTTCACCTATCTGCAGGACTGGCTCGTCGACCCGGAGTTCCCGCTGACCTGGCGGCTCCAGCGCGAGCACGCGGGCTCCGGGGCGCTCGGCGATCTGGGGGCGCACATCGTCGACCTCGCCCAGTATCTGGCGGGGGAGCCCCTCGTCGGGGTGTCGGCCCTCTCGGAGACCTTCGTACGGGAGCGTCCGCTGCTTGCCGGGGCGTCGACGGGGCTGTCCGCAGCGGGCGGCGCCGAGCGGGGTCCGGTCACGGTCGACGACGCGGCCCTGTTCACCGGGCGGCTGGCGTCGGGCGCGCTCGCCTCCTTCGAGGCCACCCGGATGGCATCGGGCCGCAAGAACGCTCTGCGGCTGGAGATCAACGGCGAGCTCGGAGCGATCGCGTTCGATCTGGAGCGGCTCAACGAGCTCTCCTTCCACGACAACACCGAGCCCGCGGCCACCGCGGGGTTCCGCCGGATCCTGGTGACCGAGTCGGAGCATCCGTATCTCGAGGCGTGGTGGCCGCCGGGTCACGCGCTCGGCTACGAGCACACCTTCACCCACCAGGCGCGCGACCTGGTCGAGGCCATCGCCACGGGCCGTCAGCCCGCACCGTCGTTCGCGGACGGGCTCCAGGTGCAGCGGGTACTCGCCGCGGTGGAGGAGAGCGCCGAGAAGAACGCCGTCTACACCCCCGTACAGGCGCACGATTAG
- a CDS encoding sugar phosphate isomerase/epimerase family protein: MPRPFTLFTGQWADLPLEEVCRLARDFGYDGLELACWGDHFEVDKALADPSYLDGRHALLDKYGLKCWAISNHLVGQAVCDNPIDERHQGILPARIWGDGEPEGVRRRAAEELKDTARAAAAFGVRTVVGFTGSSIWHLVAMFPPVPERMIERGYEDFAERWNPILDVFDAEGVRFAHEVHPSEIAYDYWTTKRALEAVGNRPAFGLNFDPSHFVWQDLDPVGFLYDFRDRIYHVDCKEARKRLDGRNGRLGSHLPWGDPRRGWDFVSAGHGDVPWEDVFRMLRSIGYDGPISVEWEDAGMDRLAGAPEALADLKRFDFDPPTASFDAAFGGGD; the protein is encoded by the coding sequence ATGCCACGTCCGTTCACGCTCTTCACCGGCCAGTGGGCCGATCTGCCCCTCGAGGAGGTGTGCCGGCTCGCCCGCGACTTCGGATACGACGGGCTCGAACTGGCCTGCTGGGGCGACCACTTCGAGGTCGACAAGGCTCTCGCCGACCCGTCCTACCTGGACGGCCGGCATGCGCTGCTCGACAAGTACGGGCTGAAGTGCTGGGCGATCTCGAACCACCTCGTCGGCCAGGCCGTCTGCGACAACCCCATCGACGAGCGGCACCAGGGGATCCTGCCCGCACGTATCTGGGGCGACGGTGAGCCCGAGGGTGTGCGCCGGCGGGCCGCCGAGGAGCTGAAGGACACCGCCCGGGCCGCCGCCGCGTTCGGCGTGCGGACGGTGGTCGGTTTCACCGGATCCTCGATCTGGCATCTGGTCGCGATGTTCCCGCCGGTGCCGGAGCGGATGATCGAGCGGGGCTACGAGGACTTCGCCGAGCGCTGGAACCCGATTCTCGACGTCTTCGACGCCGAGGGGGTGCGGTTCGCGCACGAGGTGCACCCGAGCGAGATCGCGTACGACTACTGGACCACCAAGCGGGCACTGGAGGCCGTCGGCAACCGGCCCGCCTTCGGACTGAACTTCGACCCGAGCCACTTTGTCTGGCAGGACTTGGACCCGGTCGGCTTCCTGTACGACTTCCGGGACCGGATCTACCACGTCGACTGCAAGGAGGCGCGCAAGCGTCTCGACGGACGGAACGGACGCCTCGGCTCGCATCTGCCCTGGGGCGACCCGCGCCGTGGCTGGGACTTCGTCTCGGCCGGACATGGTGACGTCCCCTGGGAGGACGTGTTCCGGATGCTCCGCTCGATCGGCTACGACGGGCCGATCTCGGTGGAGTGGGAGGACGCCGGCATGGACCGGCTGGCGGGCGCTCCGGAAGCGCTTGCCGACCTCAAGCGGTTCGATTTCGATCCGCCCACCGCATCCTTCGACGCGGCCTTCGGAGGCGGCGACTAG